GTTTTGAAGAATAAAGATAAAGATAAAAAGAATATGAAAACCGGTGTATATTTATGTGGATGTGGTGGAAATATATCTAAAGTTGTTGACCTGGATAATGTAAAAGAATATGTTGATAAAGAAAAAGATGTTGAAATTACTCAAATTCATACAAACATGTGTTCGGGTGCAGGTCAAAAATTAATAATTGACGACATTAAGAAACATGGTTTAGATAAAATTGTTGTTTCTGCTTGTTCGCCTCAATTTCATGAAAAAACTTTTAGATCTGCGATGGCAAAAGCAGATTTAAATCCACATGTATTAGAAATTGCAAATTTTAGAGAACATTGTTCGTGGCCATTAAAAAAACAACCGGAAATTGCGACAGAGAAGGCAAAAAGTTTAGTTAATGTTGCAATTGATAAAGTATCATTAAATTATCCGCTTGAAAAGAAAATGTTTAAAATGGAAAATAAAGTTTGTGTGATAGGTGCAGGAATTGCAGGAATTCAAGCATCATTAGATTTATCTGCAGCCGGAAAAGATGTTATACTTATAGAAAAAGATCCGACAATTGGTGGAAAGATGACCATTTTATCTAAAACATTTCCAACTGAAGATTGTTCAGCTTGTATTATATCGGCAAAAATGGCAGAGGCGGAGGGTGATCCGAATATAAAAGTTTATACGAATACCAAAATCACAAAAACATCAGGTCATAGATTACATTTTGATATTGAAGCGGAAGTGACTCCAAGATTTGTAATCCCAGATATTAATATGGATATCTGTTTAACTTGTAAAAAATGTGAAGAAGTTTGTCCTGTTTCAGTCCCAAATGAGTGGGAAAAAGGAATTATGGATAGAAAAGCAATTTACACTCCTGCCCCTCTTGCCATTCCATTTAAATATTTAATTGATGAAAAAAATTGCTTACAATTTAAAGATGGTTCCTGTACAAAATGTGCTGATGTGTGTCCTGAAAATTTTATTGATTTTACACAAAAGATGGAGAAAGTGAATTTTACAGTTGATAATATTATTATAGCAACGGGTTTTGATGATATTGATCCAAATATTAAACCAATGTTTAAATATGAAGAACTTGAAAATGTGGTGACAGGATTGGAAATGGAAAGAATTGTTGATCACTGTAACGAAAATCCACCACCAAAAGAGATTGGAAATAAAGTTGCTTTTATACAGTGTGTCGGTTCGAGAGACAAGCAAATTGGTAATGAATATTGTTCTCGAGTATGTTGTATGTATGCTACGAAACAGGCATCATTATTAAAAATGGAGAAGCCGGAAACAGATATTTACATTTTCTATACTGATTTGAGAGCTTATGGAAAGGGATTTGAAGAGTATTACAAACGAGCTCAAGAGATGGGAATAAAATATATTCGTGGAAAAGTTGCAGAGATAAATAAAGACCCACGAAGTTCAAGAATAATTTTAAGAGCAGAAGATACATTATCGAGAAAATTGATAGAGACAGATTTTGATATGATTGTTTTAGCAAATGGAATGCGACCAAATCAGTCAAGTGGAACTGTTTTAGATTCTCTTAAATTGGATAGATCATCAGATGGTTTTGTTAAAGAAGCACATTTAAAATACAGGCCGGTTGATACACTTGTTGAGGGTGTTTTTGTAGCCGGTGCTGCTCAAGGTCCGAAAGATATTCCGGATACAGTAGCCCAAGCAAGTGCGGCGGCAGCAAGATCAATTGGTTCATTAAATCAAAAAGAATTTGAAATAGATCCGATTTTAGCATTTGTGGATTCTGATAAATGTGATGGTTGTGAAGATTGTCTGACTGCTTGTCCTAAAAATGCAATTCAGATGGATAGTAATAATAAGGCAGTTGTTGATGGTGCATTATGTGTTGGTGGCGGTTCTTGTATTGGTTCTTGTCATGCAGAAGCGATTGATCTTAAAGGATATACAAATGAACAAATGTATGCTTCAATAGATGCAATTTTAGAATTGAAAAAGAAAGATGAACATAGAGTAGTATTCTTTGCAGATGATGCCTCTTCATATCGACTTGCCGATATGGTTGGTGTGAGAAAAATGGCTTATGATCATAATGTATATATTATGAGAGTTCCAAGTGGATCTAGAATAACACACAATTTAATTGCTTATGCATTTATAAAAGGTGCTGATGGAGTAATAATTGGTGATAATGTTAAAGATAGTTCTGCATATCCTTGGAGTAAAGAGATATCACTTAAACAGATTGAATTAGTGAATGAAAAATTAAAAAAGTCCGGAATTAAGGGTGATAGAATTTTCTATTCTGAATTAAAATCCGGTATGATACAACAATTTCTTGATGTAGTAAATGGAACTGTTGAT
This genomic interval from Bacteroidota bacterium contains the following:
- a CDS encoding FAD-dependent oxidoreductase — protein: VLKNKDKDKKNMKTGVYLCGCGGNISKVVDLDNVKEYVDKEKDVEITQIHTNMCSGAGQKLIIDDIKKHGLDKIVVSACSPQFHEKTFRSAMAKADLNPHVLEIANFREHCSWPLKKQPEIATEKAKSLVNVAIDKVSLNYPLEKKMFKMENKVCVIGAGIAGIQASLDLSAAGKDVILIEKDPTIGGKMTILSKTFPTEDCSACIISAKMAEAEGDPNIKVYTNTKITKTSGHRLHFDIEAEVTPRFVIPDINMDICLTCKKCEEVCPVSVPNEWEKGIMDRKAIYTPAPLAIPFKYLIDEKNCLQFKDGSCTKCADVCPENFIDFTQKMEKVNFTVDNIIIATGFDDIDPNIKPMFKYEELENVVTGLEMERIVDHCNENPPPKEIGNKVAFIQCVGSRDKQIGNEYCSRVCCMYATKQASLLKMEKPETDIYIFYTDLRAYGKGFEEYYKRAQEMGIKYIRGKVAEINKDPRSSRIILRAEDTLSRKLIETDFDMIVLANGMRPNQSSGTVLDSLKLDRSSDGFVKEAHLKYRPVDTLVEGVFVAGAAQGPKDIPDTVAQASAAAARSIGSLNQKEFEIDPILAFVDSDKCDGCEDCLTACPKNAIQMDSNNKAVVDGALCVGGGSCIGSCHAEAIDLKGYTNEQMYASIDAILELKKKDEHRVVFFADDASSYRLADMVGVRKMAYDHNVYIMRVPSGSRITHNLIAYAFIKGADGVIIGDNVKDSSAYPWSKEISLKQIELVNEKLKKSGIKGDRIFYSELKSGMIQQFLDVVNGTVDTVKKYPKITEVEVKKLEEL